The sequence below is a genomic window from Vibrio spartinae.
ATTCATGGTAAAACCAAGCGCTGATCAATTTTTAACGACCAATGATATTCCGCAGTTTCAACAAAATGAATGGTTGCATGTGTGTTCCATTGCGCTGGCAAATGAACCCAGTCGAAGTTCAACACTCGCAGCCATTCAACAGATCAAACAAGCCGGTGGCTCATTCAGTTTTGATCCAAATTTGAGAGAAGAAGTCTGGTCAAATCCTGACGAAATGATTCCGACCGTTATGCAAGCCGTGCATCAAGCTGATGTGGTCAAATTTTCCGCAGAAGAACTTACTTTACTGACAGGGACTGAAACGATTGAAGCCGGCCTACAAACATTGGCTGAATTTTCTATCCCTTTGATTGTCATTACATTAGGTGCAGAAGGGACGCTGATAGTCAGTCAGGGAGAACAGCTCAAAGTAGCTAGTCGTCCAGTCAATGTCGTTGATACCACTGGTGCCGGTGATGCATTTGTTGGGGGGATGCTCTGTCGTTTATCTGAGTTCGAACAATGGAAAAACCGAGCCACGATCATTGATGCGGTTACATGGGGTAATTGCTGTGGCGGTCTGGCTACCACACACAAAGGCGCCATGACCGCTCTGCCGCATCGTCATAAACTACTCGAACTGATTATGAGTTAATGTACTTCAGATAAAAACGGGTGAAGCGATTGCTTCACCCGTGATGTGAAAGATGTTATGAACGATAAGGCATTACTGGCGCCTGAAGTTCGTAAACCTGTAAATTCACTGTGGCATCTTTTACGGACAGTCGGGTGGCAGACTCGGGTGTAAAGGCCCGAGTCGTCATCACGGCTTCTCCATGATTGATAAAGATCTCCAGTGACGAATTATCAGCCAGAATCTGTAACGCGACATTACCGGAAGATAATTCAACTTCACGGACAGTATCCCCCTCCTCAATTTGAGTATGGGTACGATCAAGCAATAAACGATGTTTAATCGGATCAAGATAAATCTCAATATAGAACTGCTCGTCTTCAAATAAACGAAGCCGGCTTCCCCATTCAAGTTCTGCAAACAGCTCAAACGTTTTGGTGTTCAGATCGACAGCATCATTTTCTAAGCGGATATGATGTAATTCGCCCCGCAGCGCTGCCAATTCCCGTAATGGGTGCTGAACAATCTTCCCACCGACGAATTCAAGCTCACGTAATGCCGTTAGCTGGTGAATCCAGCCAGAACGACAAGTCGGATGCTTCAGTTCATCCGGTAATCCCATCCATCCGCACATCACTCGTCGTCCATCTGGCGTTTCCATACTCTGCGGTGCATAAAAATCAAAGCCGTGATCCAGCACTTGCAGTTTTGAAATTGAGATTTCATCCTGTGCGTTGAATGACACCAGAGCGATACGATTCTGATGTGGGACGGTATTTAATTCACTTTCAGGTTGAATCCCTTGCGGTGCAAAAACGAAACAATCCTGACCATTCACACTGAAAATATCCGGGCATTCCCACATATAACCAAAATCACCAAGTTCATGGCCATACAGATTATCAAATTGCCAATGACGGAGATCGGTGGAATGGTAAACCGCTAAACGACCTTGCATCGCTGTGGTTTGTGTGCCGAGAAACATCATCCATTTACCATTTCGGTAAATGATCTTCGGATCTCGGGTGTGCTCAGTCACGCCCGGTGGTAATTCCCGAATCACAGGACCAATTTTATGTAGCGGTTCTCCCGCTTGTGAGATCGCGGCACACTGCATGGTCTGACGATAGCGCTCTTCACCCAGCCTGACATTCCCCGTGTAAAATACCATCAACGCCTTATCCAGACTGACGGCATGACCAGAATAAACACCATGACTATCGAACCAATCTGACGGTGTCAGCGCAACATCAACCCATCGCCAATTCAGTAAATCGTCACTCAATGTATGGACCCAATACTTATCCGTATGGGCACAGCCAACTGGAGACCACTGGTAGAATAGATGGTACTGCCCGTCATGGAAGATAAATCCATTGGGATCATTCAATAACCCGCGAGGGGGAGCGATATGCCAAGACGGACGATAATGACAAGCAACCGGTTGTGCCAAATCGATTAGTGGTGTTCTTTGATGGGCTTCAATGGCTCTTCCCAGACGGAATAAAGCATCTTCATTCACGG
It includes:
- a CDS encoding aminoimidazole riboside kinase, which gives rise to MNTIWLTGDAVVDLIPDGESHYLRCPGGAPANVAVAIARLGGKSAFFGRVGFDPMGKFMQQVLTEESVNTNYLLLDKAQRTSTVVVDLDDHGERSFTFMVKPSADQFLTTNDIPQFQQNEWLHVCSIALANEPSRSSTLAAIQQIKQAGGSFSFDPNLREEVWSNPDEMIPTVMQAVHQADVVKFSAEELTLLTGTETIEAGLQTLAEFSIPLIVITLGAEGTLIVSQGEQLKVASRPVNVVDTTGAGDAFVGGMLCRLSEFEQWKNRATIIDAVTWGNCCGGLATTHKGAMTALPHRHKLLELIMS
- a CDS encoding glycoside hydrolase family 32 protein, producing MCLEDLIELAGGVSNIYRVLLPEHHVSLAVRDPDVIQDLPAEVVLETVLGEWHLTDLSDATVNEDALFRLGRAIEAHQRTPLIDLAQPVACHYRPSWHIAPPRGLLNDPNGFIFHDGQYHLFYQWSPVGCAHTDKYWVHTLSDDLLNWRWVDVALTPSDWFDSHGVYSGHAVSLDKALMVFYTGNVRLGEERYRQTMQCAAISQAGEPLHKIGPVIRELPPGVTEHTRDPKIIYRNGKWMMFLGTQTTAMQGRLAVYHSTDLRHWQFDNLYGHELGDFGYMWECPDIFSVNGQDCFVFAPQGIQPESELNTVPHQNRIALVSFNAQDEISISKLQVLDHGFDFYAPQSMETPDGRRVMCGWMGLPDELKHPTCRSGWIHQLTALRELEFVGGKIVQHPLRELAALRGELHHIRLENDAVDLNTKTFELFAELEWGSRLRLFEDEQFYIEIYLDPIKHRLLLDRTHTQIEEGDTVREVELSSGNVALQILADNSSLEIFINHGEAVMTTRAFTPESATRLSVKDATVNLQVYELQAPVMPYRS